One Primulina tabacum isolate GXHZ01 chromosome 10, ASM2559414v2, whole genome shotgun sequence DNA segment encodes these proteins:
- the LOC142505727 gene encoding uncharacterized protein LOC142505727, protein MAGINNSHEPSTAPQADRWYNLTLGSSLKDPRHSSKFCTLRYEFKPASIDKNQRGTLHKSKDNKVTVEFQNNQPGKPKVTFEGISEDYKENDAVLFFDGESFRLERLHRAVKRLRHNRMKGESTAAVAASAGLSDASSPPVGKAVKHQPMYKDVIHAMPVEIERIDIGDFKNSDTRPRQEKIVDYPASQAMTPNPSPDHKNEDDDLEEQLDIMNADDDDDAAADRGIVDVKEYATGIDINIPVDTDDEIADVDVSDDEADKGPNAAEALRAQVNAEERKSRTSSSGDSSGSESSGSGSGSGSGSSSSDSESSDGDSVTSI, encoded by the exons ATGGCAGGGATCAACAACAGTCATGAGCCCAGTACTGCGCCGCAAGCCGATCGATGGTACAATCTGACCTTGGGCTCCTCCTTGAAGGATCCTCGTCACTCCTCAAAGTTCTGCACTCTTCGCT atGAATTCAAGCCAGCTTCAATTGATAAGAACCAGCGTGGCACGTTGCATAAGAGCAAGGATAATAAAGTTACAGTTGAGTTTCAAAACAATCAACCTGGGAAACCCAAGGTGACATTTGAGGGTATAAGCGAGGATTACAAGGAAAATGATGCCGTTCTTTTCTTTGACGGTGAATCCTTCAGATTAGAGCGGTTGCACAGGGCTGTTAAGCGTTTGAGGCATAACCGGATGAAGGGTGAATCCACAGCCGCTGTAGCTGCATCTGCTGGACTTTCTGATGCAAGTTCACCACCTGTTGGGAAAGCGGTGAAGCATCAACCGATGTATAAAGATGTCATTCATGCAATGCCG GTTGAAATTGAACGAATTGACATTGGGGACTTCAAGAACTCAG ATACAAGACCAAGGCAAGAAAAGATTGTTGATTATCCTGCATCCCAAGCAATGACCCCAAATCCATCGCCAGACCATAAGAATGAGGATGATGACCTGGAGGAGCAGTTGGATATAATGAATGCTGACGACGACGACGATGCAGCGGCTGATCGCGGCATTGTTGATGTAAAAGAGTATGCCACTGGCATTGATATCAATATTCCAGTTGATACAGATGATGAGATTGCCGATGTTGACGTCAGTGATGATGAAGCGGATAAGGGTCCAAATGCTGCTGAAGCACTGAGAGCACAGGTCAATGCGGAAGAAAGGAAAAGCCGGACTTCTAGCTCAGGTGACAGTAGCGGAAGTGAGAGCAGTGGCAGTGGAAGTGGTAGTGGGAGCGGAAGCAGCAGTAGTGACAGTGAAAGTAGTGATGGTGATTCTGTGACTTCCATTTGA
- the LOC142505981 gene encoding U-box domain-containing protein 17-like, which produces MLEEGVQRPQRTRSGAVLRSGALTDSAESKEAALTALLNLAVKDEKCRFNAPAPIFSLIIFSSAILMEQDKYSQCRSLRTNYLLPSLGESDFAGTCSCCFDHSFCLICKQANNQLFRCHLTSCGNHKRGSPQVKSDAVMVLHNLSTHQKNLSLILEEQPIPSLVDMLKTCEKSSKTTEKCTALVESLVSFDEGRRAFTCEEGGILAVVEVLESGSPQSREHAVGALLTMCESDRSKYREPILKEGVIPGLLELTVQRMPKSQSKAQMLLRLLRDNP; this is translated from the exons ATGCTTGAGGAAGGAGTGCAGAGGCCACAGCGCACGAGAA GCGGAGCTGTTCTACGAAGCGGTGCTCTAACAGACTCCGCCGAGTCCAAGGAGGCAGCCCTCACCGCTCTGCTGAACCTCGCCGTCAAAGATGAAAA GTGTCGGTTCAACGCCCCCGCCCCTATATTTTCTTTGATAATCTTTAGTTCCGCTATTCTTATG GAACAAGATAAATATAGTCAATGCCGGAGCCTTAGAACCAATTATCTGCTTCCTTCACTCGGAGAATCTGACTTTGCAGGAACATGCAGCTGCTGCTTTGATCACTCTTTCTGCCTCATCTGTAAACAAGCCAATAATCAGCTCTTCCGGTGCCATCTCACATCTTGTGGAAACCATAAGAGAGGCAGTCCACAAGTTAAATCCGATGCTGTAATGGTGCTTCACAATCTATCAACTCATCAAAAAAATCTAAGTCTGATTCTTGAAGAACAACCTATTCCTTCCTTAGTTGACATGCTAAAAACTTGCGAGAAGTCTTCCAAAACAACAGAGAAGTGCACTGCTCTGGTTGAATCCTTGGTGAGTTTTGATGAGGGAAGAAGGGCTTTCACATGCGAAGAAGGTGGAATACTTGCAGTGGTCGAAGTGCTCGAGAGTGGGTCACCTCAAAGCCGGGAGCACGCAGTtggtgcgcttctgacaatgtGCGAAAGTGATCGGTCTAAGTACAGAGAGCCAATTCTGAAAGAGGGTGTCATACCAGGACTTCTTGAGCTCACCGTTCAACGGATGCCTAAATCTCAATCAAAAGCCCAGATGCTTTTGCGACTGCTCAGAGATAACCCTTAA